In Paludisphaera rhizosphaerae, the sequence CCGGCGACGGCATTCGCATCAGTCGGGGGCAGGTCGACCGCCTTGACGCGGATCTTGGGGCATTCGTGGGCGAGCGATTTCAGGAACCCGGCGAGACTTCCGTCCTCCGGTGAAATGTCCAGCGCCGGGCCGCCGACGGCGAAGGCTCCTCCCAGCCTGGACGCCGCCAGGATCGCGGCCCCCCCCCGCGAGGCGGCGCCCTCAAGATCCGGGGCCAGGGCCCGAGCCAACAGGTAGAGGGACTTGAGGTGATCGGGACGATTGCCGAGGGAGACAGCTCGCAACGCGGGAAGGTGGATCAGAGCGGCGGGCGGTCCCATGCGGTCGCGAAGCCCATCGACCAGTTGAGCAACCGCTACGGGATCCGTCAGGTCCGCTGCGACGGCGTCAGGTTCCCCGGCCTGAGATTCGACCCTGGAAACGATGCGTACGACGCGACGGCCTTGATCGCTCAGGAGTCGCGCCAGACGTCTCCCGACTCCGGCCTCGTCGTCGACGATGACGACGAGGCCGTCGGGAGCCAGATCGGCCTTGGCCGAGATGGGGGGCGCCTGAATTATCCTGAGCGCGAACCGGCCGACGCCATGTCCGGTCCGCGCATCTTCAAAAGGGCGTCGATCCTCCTTGGCTTCGCCTGGACCGCCGGATTCGCCGATGAACGCTTCGAGGTGATCGATCACCTGTCGGAGCGAGCGGCTCCCTGTGAGTTTTTCGATGTCGGGCGTCCGGCCTTCGGGAAGGTCCAGGGCTCGAACGAGCGTCCCGGCGATCTCGACTCGTTTGATCGAGTCGATCCCCAGGTCCGCTTCCAGGTCCGCTTCCAGATCCAGCATCTCCTCGGGATAGCCGGTCCGTTCGCTGACGATCGCCAGGAGTTGTTCGGTGATTCGCCCGCGGTCGGGTGCGCACTCGGCGACGCTGGCTGCGGCCGGCTTCGGCGCCGCGGCGTGGTCGACGCCGTTCGTATGCACGGGCTCCGTACGCAGGACAGCCGTGGCGATCGGAGCCGTCGGAATCGGCGTTGAAAGGGAAGGCGTTATCGGCGCGAACGACGCGGGAGACGGCGGTGCGACGGTCGGCTGTGGGGCGACGGTCGGCTGCGGAACTGGGACGAACAACGGCTCGCTCGCCGGCTCATAAGCGGCGAACGATTCACCGTTGGCATCCGGTGCTGGCCACGGCGCCGGAGCGCCGGCCGGGGCCGCCGGGAGCGTCCCCGAAGAGCCGAGGCACGTGAGCAGATCGTGCATCACGTTCTCTTGCGTCTGCAGGAATCGCATCATGACCTGCTGAAATTGTCGCGCCATGTCGATTGGGCCGTTTCCGTCCGGCGTAGGCGAGACCCGCGGGGACGCAGTCGGCGGCTCCAGGGACTGAGCGGCCGCCGGATAGGGCGGCGACGCCGTTCCATTGAAGCGCGGACTCTGGACGGTTGGTCGATTCATCGGCCCTCCTTCGTCTGCTGATCTTCGTGAAACCGGGCGGGAGGCGTAGCCGCCCGATCCGCTCCGGGTGGCACCGTCGCCGTTCGGCACATCTCCCCGCGGCGCTGTTGGCGCCGATGGGACCGTCGCCGGAGGTGAATCCGTCGACGGAGTTTGATGGATCTGTCGTTCGACCTTTCCCGCCGACACTGCAGAGTGCGGGGACGGCCGCTGCGGGACGCTCCGGTCGCTCCGAGGCGGGAGTGTCGGCGAGACGCCGCCTCTCGCATCCGCCTTCGGGGCCTTCGACTTCGTCTCACCCCCGACCGTTTTGCGGGGGATCGGACGGGCCCGACCGCCGTTGACGAGCCAGGTCGTTGGGGAATGAGCGATTTCGCTCCCCCCAGACGGTCGCGAGAGATCCACGGGGCGGATCGAGCGACCCTGGAAAAGGCCTTCGGCCCGCACCGTAGCTCCTTCAGCCGCGAGGACCGCAAGACCATGAAGGAAGGCCGTCAGCCCGTCCTCCCTGGGTCGGTCGAACGAAGCACAGACGTGAGGGCGGTCGCCGAGGATCTGGCCGACGAGTCCGGACAGGACCTGGCGCGGCCCCACCTCCACGAACAGCCGGGCCCCGGCGTCGTACATCGCCTGGACTTCGCGGACGAATTCGACAGGACGGACCAGGTGCTCCGCCAGTTGGGCGGCAACCCCGGCCGGGTCGTTGGAATAAGGGGCTGCTGTGGTATTCGAGTAAACGGGGATGCAGGCGGAGGCGATCGGCATCCGACGGATCGACTCGGCCAATTTTTGCTGCGCCGGGGCGATCAGAGGCGAGTGGAACGCGCAGGCGACGGGGAGTCGGCGGGCTTGGAGCCCCCGGCCGCCGCACCACTCGATCGCCTTTTCGACGGCGGCCCGAGAACCGGCGATTACGGTCTGCTTCGGGGCGTTAACGTTGGCCTGAGTAAGCCCCGGCACCTCTGCCAGAAGCGGCGTCAACTCGTCCGGCGAGGCGACGATCGCCGCCATCGCGCCGCTCTCTTCCGTGGTGCACTCGCGAATGAACCGTCCCCGGGCCGCGGCGATCTCCAGCAGCTCGCGCTCGCCGAAGCAGCCCGCGGCGTGGAGCGCCACGAACTCGCCGAAGCTGTGCCCCGCCGCCATCTCGGGCTTGATCCCCATCCGGTCGAGAAGCCGAAGAACCCCCACGTCAGCGGCCGCCAGCGCCGGCTGCGCGATATTGGTCTCGGTCAACGCCGCCTGGAGCGGCTTCTCCTCGTCTTCGCTGAAGGTGGGAGGCGGGAAGATCCATCGGCTCAGCGGCCGTCCCAACTCGGCGGTCAGAACCGCGTCGGCCCGCTCGTAGCATTCCCGCACCTCCGGGAAAGCCACCGCGAGATCCCTTGTCATATTGATGTACTGCGATCCCTGGCCGGGGAAAAGGAAGGCGATCCGCCCCTCGGCCGCCAGCGGCCGCTCCGCGTAGTGAACTCCCCGCGAATCGTGCTTTCGCTCGACCCCGGATCGAATCACCGCCTCAGCCAGCCCCAACTTCTGGACGAGGTCTTCGATCGTGGTCGCGACGATGGCCAGGCTCGGTCCGTTGGGAGGCGCCCCCTCCGCCGCGCGGGCCAGCGCGCAAGCCAGGTCGGCCGGCCGGGGAGGAGAGTTCGATTGAAGGGCCGCGACGAGCCGACCGATCCCTTCGAGGAGTGCCTCCCGTGAGCGGCTCCGCCACAGGAACAACTCGGCCGGCCACGGGTCGCGGGTTGCAGGCTGATCAGACAGAAAGCTCCCCGTGTACTCCTCGAGGGCGATGTGGAAGTTCGTGCCGCCGAAGCCGAACGCGCTGACGCCGGCGCGACGCGGCTCCTTGGATTCCCCGTGGATCCAGGGGCGCGGCTCCGAGTTGACGTAGAACGGACTCTCGGGGAAGTTGGCCTTCGGGTGCGGGCGGCTGACGTTCAAGGTCGGGGGGAGCACGCGATGCTTCAAGGCGAGCGCGGCCTTGATCAGGCCGGCGACGCCCGCGGTGGCCTTGGTGTGGCCGATCATCGATTTGATCGAGCCCACCGCACATCCCTGCTTCGGCGCGCCCTGCTCGCCGAAGAATGTGGCGAGGGCCTTGATCTCGGCCTGGTCGCCGGCCGCCGTTCCCGTGCCGTGGGCCTCGACCAGCCCCACCGTCGCCGGCGAGTACCCGGCCTGCGCGTAGGCCCGGCGGAGCGCCCGAACCTGTCCCTCGGGGCGAGGGGCCGTCATGCTCCGGTCGCGGCCGTCGCTCGAACCTCCTGCTCCCCGGATGACCGCGTAAATTCGGTCGCCGTCCCGCTCCGCGTCATCCAACCGCTTCAGGATGACCGCCGCGAAGCCCTCGCTGATGGCGATGCCATCCCCCTCAGCGTCGAACGTCCGACAACGGCCGTTCGGCGAGAGCGCCTGAGTTTTGCTGAAACACATGAAGGCGAACGGATTCTGGATGGCGTCGACGCCGCCGACGATCGCCACATCGCTCGTCCGGGCCTCAAGATCCCGAACCGCCAGGTACATCGCCGCCAGCGACGAGGCGCACGCGGCGTCGACGGTATAGTTCACCCCACCGAGATCGAACCGATTCGCGACCCGCCCCGCGGCGACGTTCATCAGGACGCCCGGGAACGAGTCCTCCGTCCACTCGGGAAGGCGGTCGCCGAGGCGCTCTACCAGTGCGGTCGCATCGCCGTTGATCAAGGACGGAAGCGTGGAACGAACCATGTAGCCGGCGGTCAGATCGGCGCCGCCGCCCCCGGCCCCAAGCACCACCGAGGTTCGCTCGCGGGGGAATGGACGATTCAGATAGCCCGCGTCCTCAAGGGCCGATCGCACCACGGCCAGCGCGAGAAGCTGGAACGGCTCGATCGAGCGGAGCGAACTGGGCGGCATTCCGAACGTCATCGGATCGAACGGGACGTCGCCGATGAAGCCGCCCCAGCGCGAATAGATTTTGTCGCGCGCCGATCGAGACGGGTCGAAGTACTGCCGCCAATCCCACCGGTCGGCGGGAACTTCGGTGATCGCGTCCACCTTGTTCAGGATGTTCGACCAGAACGTCGCCAGGTCGGGGGCTCCTGGAACGATGCAGGCCATCCCCACGATCGCGACCGCGGCAGGTGCGGGAGTGTGGCCGTCCGCGTCCGAGGCGACGATGCTCGTCGCCGACAGCCTCCGCTCGACGCCGGTTGAGATCTCTTTGTGGAGTTCCGCCAACGTGCAAAGCTCGTCGCGAAGGCCGGCCACCTGGCCGATCATGTACATCCCCCGCGCCCACTGCTCCTCTCGTCCGAGCGTCGCGAGCTTGGGGGCCGCTGGATCCCGCCCATACTGAGGATTGTGGTCGAGCCCCTTCGAGGCGACTCGGAGGCGACCGATGTTGAGCGCCTCCAAACTGTGGCGAAGCTCCTCGGCCGCCAGACCTTCCCGGATCATCCGCCTCTTCTCGCCGGCGAAGTCCGCGACGAACGGCGTCTGCACGCAACGAGTGGCGTGCCCAGGTCCGCTCTCCAGGAGAACCGTGCGATCACATTCCAGAGCCGCCCGCTGGAAGCCATCAACGATCGCGCCGGTTGACACGGCCTCTCGTGTGAAGAGATAGGCCGTGCCGATGAGTACGCCGACCCGGATCCCACGTCGGGTCAAGGGCGTCGCGAGAGCGGCCACCATCGCGGCCGAGAGACCGTCGTGCACGCCGCCGGCGAAGAGGATGTGATATTCGGCCGGGTCGACGTCGGTCGGAATCTGCTCGCACAGGACCTCGATCATGCTCTCCCACAGGACGAAGCTGGTCCTTGGCCCGACGTGTCCCCCGCACTCCCGGCCCTCGAAGACGAAGCGGCGAGCCCCCTCTTTGAGAAACATCCGGAGCAACCCAGGAGACGGCACGTGAAGGTAGGTCGAGATCCCTTCCTGCTCCAGGATCTTCGACTGGTCGGGACGACCCCCGGCGATCAAGGCGAACGGCGGCTTGTACGCCCGAACGACTTCGAGCTGCTCGACCCGAAGCTCCTGCGGGACGAACCCGAGGACTCCCACGCCCCACGGTCGATCGCCGAGCAGTCGGCGCGTCTCCTCCAGCAGCGTCTTCGCCTCGGGCCCACGCATCAAAGCCAGCGCCAGGAAGGGCAAAGCTCCGGCCTCAGCCACCGCGGCGGCGAACTCCGCCCGGTCGCTGACTCGGGTCATCGGCCCCTGGACGATGGGGTATCTCGTTCCATGTGAACGAGCCAGCGGAGCACCCTCGGCCAACGCCCCCGGATCCCACTCCGTCGCAGCCGTGGCCACCGCTTCACGCATCGCGGCCAGCACTCCGCCGACCGTCACGTAGCGGCGAGCCAACCCGACGGCAAAGGCCGCATCCTGGCCCAGGGCGATCACGGACGACTCGGGCTCGCGCCAGTCGACCCGATGTCGGATTGCGGCCTTCCAGGCGTGACGCACCGCCTCGACCGGCCGATCCGCGAGGAGGGCCGTGGCCTCAAGCCGCTTGAGTTCGGCGGACGAAGCAAGGTCCGGCCGCGAATAGGCGCGGAAAGCCGCACCGAACGGGCTTCCCAGGCAGATGGTCTCGCTGCCGTCCATGACGCCGAGGCGGGCCTTGAGCCGCTCCGGCACGGGCGACTCCTTCGTCAGGAGGAGCTGAGAATCCAGAACGGCCCCCGAAGCGCCGGCCGCCCGGCACGCGGCGGCCGTGCTCGGGCCGACGCCGCCCATGGCCCAGACGGGGACGCGCAAGTGAGGGATGAGACGCTGAAGCAGGACGAAGGTCGTCTCCTCACCCACCCAGCCGCCAGCCTCGTTCCCCTTAGCGATGATCGCGTCGACGCCGGCCTGCTCCCCCGCAAGCCCCTCTTCGAGGGACGTTGCGATCAGCAGGACTTTCAACCCGGCTCGATGGACGAGTCCCACAAGGCGTTTGAGATCTTCTGGGGCCGAGGCGAAGACGATCGCCTCGAGCCCAACCTGCGGATGCTCCAGAATCGTGTTGAGCAGCGGGTGCGCCGAGCCGTCGAGGAGAACGCCGATGCGACC encodes:
- a CDS encoding type I polyketide synthase, which translates into the protein MRSTPDFDWMVLTPGGFPDPSLAIAGSRAGALGVLNLEFHDEPQPALEALARLSSLGRGRIGVLLDGSAHPLLNTILEHPQVGLEAIVFASAPEDLKRLVGLVHRAGLKVLLIATSLEEGLAGEQAGVDAIIAKGNEAGGWVGEETTFVLLQRLIPHLRVPVWAMGGVGPSTAAACRAAGASGAVLDSQLLLTKESPVPERLKARLGVMDGSETICLGSPFGAAFRAYSRPDLASSAELKRLEATALLADRPVEAVRHAWKAAIRHRVDWREPESSVIALGQDAAFAVGLARRYVTVGGVLAAMREAVATAATEWDPGALAEGAPLARSHGTRYPIVQGPMTRVSDRAEFAAAVAEAGALPFLALALMRGPEAKTLLEETRRLLGDRPWGVGVLGFVPQELRVEQLEVVRAYKPPFALIAGGRPDQSKILEQEGISTYLHVPSPGLLRMFLKEGARRFVFEGRECGGHVGPRTSFVLWESMIEVLCEQIPTDVDPAEYHILFAGGVHDGLSAAMVAALATPLTRRGIRVGVLIGTAYLFTREAVSTGAIVDGFQRAALECDRTVLLESGPGHATRCVQTPFVADFAGEKRRMIREGLAAEELRHSLEALNIGRLRVASKGLDHNPQYGRDPAAPKLATLGREEQWARGMYMIGQVAGLRDELCTLAELHKEISTGVERRLSATSIVASDADGHTPAPAAVAIVGMACIVPGAPDLATFWSNILNKVDAITEVPADRWDWRQYFDPSRSARDKIYSRWGGFIGDVPFDPMTFGMPPSSLRSIEPFQLLALAVVRSALEDAGYLNRPFPRERTSVVLGAGGGGADLTAGYMVRSTLPSLINGDATALVERLGDRLPEWTEDSFPGVLMNVAAGRVANRFDLGGVNYTVDAACASSLAAMYLAVRDLEARTSDVAIVGGVDAIQNPFAFMCFSKTQALSPNGRCRTFDAEGDGIAISEGFAAVILKRLDDAERDGDRIYAVIRGAGGSSDGRDRSMTAPRPEGQVRALRRAYAQAGYSPATVGLVEAHGTGTAAGDQAEIKALATFFGEQGAPKQGCAVGSIKSMIGHTKATAGVAGLIKAALALKHRVLPPTLNVSRPHPKANFPESPFYVNSEPRPWIHGESKEPRRAGVSAFGFGGTNFHIALEEYTGSFLSDQPATRDPWPAELFLWRSRSREALLEGIGRLVAALQSNSPPRPADLACALARAAEGAPPNGPSLAIVATTIEDLVQKLGLAEAVIRSGVERKHDSRGVHYAERPLAAEGRIAFLFPGQGSQYINMTRDLAVAFPEVRECYERADAVLTAELGRPLSRWIFPPPTFSEDEEKPLQAALTETNIAQPALAAADVGVLRLLDRMGIKPEMAAGHSFGEFVALHAAGCFGERELLEIAAARGRFIRECTTEESGAMAAIVASPDELTPLLAEVPGLTQANVNAPKQTVIAGSRAAVEKAIEWCGGRGLQARRLPVACAFHSPLIAPAQQKLAESIRRMPIASACIPVYSNTTAAPYSNDPAGVAAQLAEHLVRPVEFVREVQAMYDAGARLFVEVGPRQVLSGLVGQILGDRPHVCASFDRPREDGLTAFLHGLAVLAAEGATVRAEGLFQGRSIRPVDLSRPSGGSEIAHSPTTWLVNGGRARPIPRKTVGGETKSKAPKADARGGVSPTLPPRSDRSVPQRPSPHSAVSAGKVERQIHQTPSTDSPPATVPSAPTAPRGDVPNGDGATRSGSGGYASRPVSRRSADEGGPMNRPTVQSPRFNGTASPPYPAAAQSLEPPTASPRVSPTPDGNGPIDMARQFQQVMMRFLQTQENVMHDLLTCLGSSGTLPAAPAGAPAPWPAPDANGESFAAYEPASEPLFVPVPQPTVAPQPTVAPPSPASFAPITPSLSTPIPTAPIATAVLRTEPVHTNGVDHAAAPKPAAASVAECAPDRGRITEQLLAIVSERTGYPEEMLDLEADLEADLGIDSIKRVEIAGTLVRALDLPEGRTPDIEKLTGSRSLRQVIDHLEAFIGESGGPGEAKEDRRPFEDARTGHGVGRFALRIIQAPPISAKADLAPDGLVVIVDDEAGVGRRLARLLSDQGRRVVRIVSRVESQAGEPDAVAADLTDPVAVAQLVDGLRDRMGPPAALIHLPALRAVSLGNRPDHLKSLYLLARALAPDLEGAASRGGAAILAASRLGGAFAVGGPALDISPEDGSLAGFLKSLAHECPKIRVKAVDLPPTDANAVAGWLLDELFADDRLVEVGYREGRRTTLELVPTTLPTGNAPVPLDVESVVLATGGARGITALAVLSLAEAVPCRFVLVGRTPPPTTSEPPETMGIEDPKALKRAILGRLQAAGEPVSVPIVEERCRRLLLEREVRANLDRIRQTGARVDYVACDVSDPSAFGAVIDDLYRVHGRIDGVIHGAGVIEDRLVRDKTPESFDRVVEAKAGSAMVLAEKLRLDALRFLVFFSSVSGRFGNRGQADYAAASEVLNKLAQLLDRQCPGRIVSINWGPWLETGMVSPEVQRQFSERGVVLIPPDVGCRMMVDELRIGRKGDVEILIGGSQGFAPPVHESSKSNTPSAPSVEGKSEDAISLAKISPLIAVAGTLSRGDGQVELVRTINPEIDRYLEDHCLDGRPVFPFAMAMELMAEAAQAGWPDLDLLEISEIRLQRGVVIDDRHEAVRVIARERGDADGTADPSGVERTLDVSIQGTGTPQRLHYRATVRLGCRAAERPAFIPEPGLLVGQGIKALGVQEAYRDWLFHGPIFQGIVSIEAIGPQGARAILRPSSPRDCLRGRPDGAWLVDPILVDSALQMQVLWARLHWDVTLLPARIGGCRLFGPGIAAPPRTASGRDAPGICYELRIGAESRVPTCHADHYFSSPDGRLLGMLAGVEGTGSKALNRLAGTSGR